The following coding sequences are from one Rutidosis leptorrhynchoides isolate AG116_Rl617_1_P2 chromosome 11, CSIRO_AGI_Rlap_v1, whole genome shotgun sequence window:
- the LOC139875874 gene encoding uncharacterized protein: MESKLLCIGAITARSPSVSTRLKILSIETLSRQNLDKGLPFLDVIASDEQGDRIGLILKNAHKKKYEELLHEQNIYVVQNVGTLKLNSQMSKLNHWTHDCKLIFINKTTIVPVPSTQWTGSNGFKFIPFLELINCQLPEKHTADVIGRVNFYDREPKSYGSGSEDKSKYINLELKDLDGSIVLCTLFAKYMVDFLAYMKTVADTQCVILVIQFGRTQKYQRQLTVGTDWTHTRVFIDSDIPVMNEFRKRYMELHKDNDSESSLAPSFTPSLTPKGKTLEEFFEHVICVGCGDLSINIAGIFVVEAEIIAIEPDESWSYIACKKCHKKAPPTTKEVDLTLDIDQQLLLKRSCKDCGKNPQVALRFKSLPEDDDQPVELETLVGNTMLFKVEINEYNKKFSQSNYTVKEASTDEVFVEKFREQFKLDRTKIKQMKLEADTSELSVSTNYGSSSMYNKDKHSVDLASSTGYTPPKKQIKQEPKESPLSVKSSSTRPKKINLGDD, translated from the exons ATGGAATCGAAATTGCTGTGCATAGGTGCAATCACTGCTAGGAGTCCATCTGTTTCCACGCGTTTGAAGATACTCAGTATTGAAACATTGTCAAGACAAAATCTTGACAAGGGCTTGCCTTTTCTTGATGTTATAGCATCTGATGAGCAG GGTGATCGCATTGGTCTTATTCTGAAAAATGCTCATAAGAAAAAATATGAGGAACTATTGCACGAGCAAAATATATATGTGGTTCAAAATGTTGGAACATTAAAGCTAAACAGCCAGATGTCCAAACTTAATCACTGGACACACGATTGCAAACTCATTTTTATAAACAAAACCACAATTGTGCCAGTTCCTTCCACGCAATGGACTGGAAGTAATGGTTTCAAATTCATTCCATTTCTGGAACTAATCAACTGTCAACTACCAGAAAAACACACTGCAG ATGTGATCGGTAGAGTGAATTTCTATGACCGGGAACCAAAGTCCTATGGTAGTGGCAGTGAAGATAAGTCTAAATACATCAACCTCGAGCTAAAGGATTTAGA CGGCTCAATTGTCTTATGCACCCTATTTGCCAAATATATGGTAGACTTTTTGGCATACATGAAAACTGTTGCAGATACTCAATGTGTCATCTTGGTCATTCAATTTGGTCGCACACAGAAATACCAAC GTCAGCTTACTGTGGGTACAGACTGGACTCATACGAGAGTATTTATAGATAGCGACATACCTGTTATGAATGAATTCAGGAAAAG GTACATGGAGTTACACAAAGATAATGATTCTGAGTCATCATTGGCGCCATCATTTACACCTTCGTTGACACCAAAAGGGAAAACATTGGAAGAGTTTTTTGAGCACGTTATTTGTGTTGGATGTGGTGATTTGTCAATAAATATT GCGGGTATTTTTGTTGTTGAAGCAGAGATTATTGCCATTGAACCGGACGAATCGTGGTCATACATTGCATGTAAGAAGTGTCACAAGAAAGCACCACCAACTACTAAGGAGGTTGATCTAACACTTGACATCGACCAACAGCTGTTATTGAAGCGTAGTTGCAAAGACTGTGGTAAAAATCCACAAGTTGCTCTAAG GTTCAAG TCTTTACCCGAAGACGATGATCAACCCGTGGAATTGGAGACATTAGTTGGTAACACAATGTTGTTCAAGGTGGAAATAAATGAATACAATAAAAAGTTCTCACAATCTAACTACACGGTGAAAGAGGCATCCACTGATGAAGTTTTTGTAGAGAAATTCCGTGAACAGTTCAAG CTTGATAGGACTAAAATCAAACAGATGAAGCTCGAAGCTGATACTTCTGAACTGTCAGTTTCCACAAAC TATGGTTCTTCAAGCATGTACAACAAGGATAAACACTCGGTGGACCTTGCAAGCAGCACGGGCTACACCCCTCCGAAAAAACAGATTAAGCAAGAACCAAAGGAGAGCCCACTGTCTGTTAAGTCGTCGTCAACCAGACCGAAGAAGATAAACCTTGGTGACGATTAG
- the LOC139876697 gene encoding uncharacterized protein: protein MASTNPSDASNEEFNLNKALQQKADRLISIEEVKTIFYHSIRGTLSTFSQKHEGYPSGSMVDYACDSNGSPILAVSNLAVHTKDLRANPKCSLLVAKDSDDRTDLIITLHGDAIPVPETELDAVRESYLAKHSDAFWVDFDDFQFLRIEPKVVHFVSGVATAFFRSGEFNGKEFKEAKVDQIYQFSKPISSHMNKDHSNDTKLIVQHATSIPVESAYMLDVDSLGFNVKVAYKDNTYKFWIPFPRRAEERKDVKTLIIEMLQAAKSSAN from the exons ATGGCTTCAACCAATCCG AGTGATGCAAGTAATGAAGAATTTAATCTGAACAAAGCTCTTCAG cAAAAGGCTGATAGATTAATTTCTATTGAGGAAGTCAAAACTATCTTTTATCATAGCATTCGTGGCACGCTTTCGACTTTCTCTCAG AAGCATGAGGGTTATCCGTCTGGATCAATGGTTGATTACGCATGCGATTCCAACGGGTCGCCCATATTAGCAGTCAGTAATTTGGCAGTCCATACAAAG GACCTTCGGGCTAATCCGAAATGCTCGTTACTTGTTGCTAAAGATTCAGATGATAGAACAGATTTGATTATAACACTACATGGTGATGCTATACCT GTTCCTGAAACGGAGTTGGATGCTGTTCGTGAATCATATTTGGCCAAACATTCTGATGCGTTTTGG GTTGACTTTGATGACTTCCAATTTTTGCGCATTGAGCCGAAAGTTGTGCACTTTGTCTCTGGCGTTGCTACAGCTTTTTTTCGTTCTGGag AGTTCAATGGTAAGGAGTTCAAAGAAGCAAAGGTGGATCAAATTTATCAGTTTTCTAAGCCTATAAGT TCTCACATGAATAAAGACCATTCAAATGATACAAAACTCATAGTGCAGCATGCGACGTCAATTCCG GTGGAATCTGCGTATATGTTGGATGTTGATAGTCTTGGCTTCAATGTAAAG GTTGCTTATAAAGATAACACCTATAAGTTTTGGATCCCATTCCCAAGACGTGCAGAAGAAAGAAA GGATGTAAAGACGCTCATAATTGAAATGCTTCAAGCTGCCAAGTCGTCCGCTAATTAA